tattaacatatttcaAACTCTGGGAGGGCAGAAGCATTAAGACTTGTGTCACCCTTATAATCCATCATGGTCCTTTTTCTCATGTAGCAAGCAGTTTCCATTTACACCACAATCCTTTTTCCTCCGAGTCAAACTCATGAGCCCTCCTGGCCGTTTTCTCCCAGCAGCTCCATGAGCGTCTCCTGGTCGGAGAATTCCTGTAGCGAGGAGTTCATCTCATCCAGCAGATCCTCTCCCAACAGGAAGCTCTTGACGTCGTGCACCGTCATGCCGATCCGGTGGTCTGTTATCCGGTCCTGGGCGAAGTTGTAGGTCCGGATCTTCTCCGATCTGCCTTTGGTGCCGATCTgtaggaagagaaagaggaggaggaggaagagaaatgtttaagacaataagaaaatcatattgttttcatactgtatgctctatttttgttttgcattgtttATTCTTCCGACCTCTTTTTagcaaacaatacaaacaatataCAACATTCAAGTGTGTGGAGCTTtttgtaatgtatttatttacttgtttggCTGcttaattatatttcattttatttcattttgacagtaactaataaaattaaacatcCTAGatctttcaaaaacattattttggaATGAAACTATCACTTGTCTTGTGTTATATTTGCATATCTCCACCTGTATTTTACGCTGGTTGTAGCGTTTGCTGgtctcctcctccagcttctTGCTGTACAGTTTGGCTCTTAAAGCCTTCATGGCTTTCTCCTTGTTCTTCAGCTGGGACCgttcctgctggcactctgcAACGGTgcctaacaaacacacacacacacacacacacacacacacacacacacacaagtactgTTCTTATGAGGGCATCCCCGAGAAAGACAGACCGATTTATACAGGTAGCACTAAAACCCTGCTTGAACACTGGGCACACTGTTCCAAAAGCTATAACAGAGCAAAGGAACCTCGTGTTTCGTTTAGCTGAAAGTGAATTACTGAATAAGATATCAGCGACATCAAGCAAACGAATGAGTTTGGACTTCTGTTAAgagattttatgtaaatgtgaaaaactTCCTGTATATTTTTCCTAAGTTTATCAATAGAAAAATGTTCAGGAAATATTACATATTTCCACACCAATTACAAATGGCTTGGCCTTAAGTCTTTGTGGTGTTAATTGGCACTTCTTCACAATCCATCAATTTATCAACAGCACTGTGGCGTCCAGTGTCAGTGGATAGATTAGGTACAGTTGCTGTATGTAGAGTACCAGTCAAACATTTGGACATaacttcccattcccttgaatgagaaagtgtgtctgGTTATTCATGTCTGATGtgatttttccttaaaaaagttaaattacctcGATAGAAactcttaaaatgacatctactccttaTCCctcatgcaaatatttttctaGCTGTGATATCATAAgtcatgcttgtaggtacacgCCTCAAACTCGGGTTTTTGATGAGTACAGAGAAACTttacactttcagcagatgaatgtgaaaacagccttcaagggacaaactttgcacatacatcattctgcaaagCTGAAAAATTCTGGTGAAGTAACAATGAAcgaaacacatttttcagtggaGGGGGATTTTAAGCTTTATAACCTAAGAGTAAAGTAGAAATAAATCCGACAAaggtttttttctccatttggGGACAGACTAAGAATAGCCCTGTCGGTTCACGGTTTAACAAGATAAGCTGTACAGTGTCTTCTGTCTACAATAGCatgttgtgtttgcagttttttttaccTGTAGGTAGATGGACTATTCTGACTGCGCTGTCTGTGGTGTTGACATGTTGACCTCCAGCTCCGCTTGCCCTCATGGTGTCTATCCTCAAGTCCTTTGGATTTATTGTGAAGGAGATctaacaagaaaacaaaaaaaaactcataatTTGGATCCTCATCAacaccacacaaacaaaactactcCGACAATTAAAAAGAATGGATTGTAAAATCAGTGTTAAAAATCATTCACTTTATATATACACGTATTAGAACAAACACTAAATTAGcctttttttgtagtttgataTAAAAATTCTGCTTCTATTCCTTCCTGAAAGCATAATCATGACCTCATGTTGTACCAGCTGGTTGAAATATAATCTAAAaccattataaaacattttggaCCAGTGCTTTTCCTTTACTCCTAATTATAATTTGCACCATATACCTTGTTTCAACAGGAAATGTTTCATATTAATTAAGTGAGAAGCtcttaaaatgctgttttacttATCTGTAATGAATTCTGTAGTTAAACTGTTTTAAGAACAAGAAGGAAACAGAGTGTTTGTCTCATTGTTCATCTCATCTATCCTGTGAAGCTCTACCTCAGTGGGTTGGGGCAGCACAGCCACAGTCATGGTGCTGGTGTGCATACGGCcctgtttttcagttttgggGACCCTCTGGACACGATGAACTCCGGCCTCAAACTTCATCGTCTTGTAGCTCTGAGAGCCACTGATGCTGGCCGAGGCGTGACGCAGACCACCTGGTTATAGGTGAGCAAAAAGTACCAAGATTATGAATCACTCACTCATTTATAACACAAGTGATTTCAGCTTTGACGAGCAGATTCCAAAGTTCATTGATTCATTTCTGCAATTCAGATTGATATGTGCCGCAATATACCACCAAGATTttatctgacaattattttctcgactAATCAATAACTAGTTTAGTCTacaaattgtcagaaaatagtgaaaaatgccaaaataattTCTCACAGCACAAGGAGATGCatttaaatatcttgttttgtccgacctGTTAAAAACTCAagtatattcagtttactgtcatataaatATTACCAGTCAAAAGCTTGGACACACTTTATCATTCAAGTGAATGTGATGATGTGTCCAAATAATGtcagagaagcagcaaatcttcacatttgagaagctagagCCTAtgaatttttgccattttgtttgtaaaatgaataatcagttttcaaaatagttgccaattaatttactatcgatcaactaatcattgcagctctacatttaAACAGTTAAATGACAAAAGGATTTCactcaaaacattttatgttttaaaacctattttttgattaaaaaaaaatataaattttcatcagaaaaaacaaaagagcaacttcttcagtctctttttctgacattatttGCAGTCATTCTGCAGTGACCTCCACCTGCATACTGTAGAAAGAGCTCCCCCCTGTGTTTGTTGTCAGTTATCACACTATAAATTAACTGGCTATAatcacaagtgtgtgtgtgtgtgtgtgtgtgtgtgtgtgtgtgtgtccactgacCTATCTCGCTGGTCATGTACTCCAAGATGTCAAAGGACCAGCCGTGGTGCTGAGCGAAGCCATGGTACATGTCAAACAACTTGAGAGGAAAGAAGACAGTATGAGGTAAATACAGGGATACAACTTCACTTTATAAAatgtgttgggtttttttgggctgcaactaatgattattttcattatcgataaatctgtagattattctcttgattaatcgattagtcattcagtctaaaaaatgtcagaaaatggtgaaaaatgtctatcactgttttccaaagtccaagacgacgtcctcagatgtcttgttttgtactGACTGAAAGTCCATTGTTTAAAGATATTCTAAAAACTAaagaatgactcaaaatgattaatgaaagtagttggcaactaatcgctgcagctcttgtgtttttgattcCTCATGAGCCCTCTCCGCTGATGTAAAACCCTTCTGTAAGTAGGGGCACCTGGTCAAATATCATTCTTAAAAAGTCCACAATCAGCATGGAtatataatgtttaaaataatacattttacaaataaGTACTTCCAGACCTCAGCAGTGAACAGCATGGCCTCCTGACCCCCAACACCTGCCGTGACCTCCAGCACGAGGTCGCTCAGATCCGCCTCCTCCTCAGGGATCAACATATCCAggatctatttaaaaaaaaaaagattgatttaACAGAACACAACCTAAAAACATCTTTGTGATTTTAGTTCTAGTTCAAATGTTGCCAATACAAATCATTATATTTCTACCTTTTGTCTCAGATCCTGGATATCTTGCACACAACCTTCCCTCTCAAGCTCAGCCAGTTCCCGCAGAGCTGGGTCTTCATCTGCCAGAAGgcacaaaaaaaatacagcatgatCATCATACAATGGGTTTGAATCCAGTGTCTTTGTACTGTAGTCTATCACACTACCTATAGTCACATTATTTAAGTATAACCTATAACAGTCTCACCTTTCAGGAGCGTCTCAGTCTCAGCTATCTCCTTCTGTTTGACGTCCAGCTCTCTGATGCTCTGGATGAGAGGAGCCAGCTGGGACACTTTGGTCCTCTTAGCCCTCAAATCGTCGTCACTGCACCGCTCCCCCTCTGTCCCACTGCTGTTGACAACATTCAAACATTCACTATACTCTGTCTCCATCTTCTTCAGGTAGTCCTGCAGAGACCTCTTGACAAACAGCTCATCCAGCGACAGTAACTTGGCCACCATCAGTCGTGCACCGGTGTGAAGAGTTCTTGTGGTTTCCCCACAGCGATTACTGGAGAGTTCATGAAACCTAACAGGTCTACTGAAGACATTTGGTGAATGTGGCGGCATCAACATACTAAAGACACACTCCTTTCCTCTAGGAAGGAGATTTATGGCTCTTCTGTAAGCCATTGCATAAAAATATTTGGTTTGAAGATTCACTGTATAGCAGCAGAAACTGATCCTGATATTATATGGATCTGTTTTCTACTGAGGAATGAATCTCTGGCCAAACTTCATTCAaaattttgatgattttatatATTCTTACTTTTCGCAAACGCATATTCCCCCATAACTGCTATAACAGAAGATATACTGTGTCCAAAACAAGCCGACTTTAATTCGGCATACGTTTGGCACATGAAGCAAACCTATAATTTaatgaaatttcacattttgttatgtgtTCACATCGCTCACAACCACAATAACTTTCTGCCACAACCCAAACCTAAAACTGAGTTTAAAAGCCTATGTTGTTGCGATCACAGGCTGGATTTCAGTCtacaaaaaaaacttaactaGAACATTTAAGAGAGTGAACAACTCAAAGAGTATTTCTAACAGTTAGATAAGTATCTGATCttgaaatcaaattaaatacGAATAAATGGCTCCGTCAAGATTTTTCCTGCTATCGGAAACACTGCTGTCGTATTAAAGATTTAGTTTTCTGTCATAAATTGTCAAAAGACTTGAAAGCCACTGAATATAAAGACTTGGTACAAATGTATCACTCCTTTACCACTTCGCTGAAGGGCGCAGACATTAAATGTGACACGCATGCGCACTGGagttccttttcttcttctttgatgtTTATTGGCGGTTGGCAAGCAATGAATTggcgcattaccgccaccaGGTGGTATAGCGTGTAGATCAGAGTTTCTAGTATTTACAACattcataaaaatacacatatctTCTCAATCAAATTAGTTAGTCTATGATACTGAAATATGATTAGTTAACATTCATTTCTTGAGTTCTTTTGTAGAATATCTGTATTATGTTTACCTATTTTGAATAGTGTTAGTTGAGTCCAGTGTTTTCAAATCTAAGTCTTGATATTATTGTCTCATCCTGTTCCTTCCTGTAAACCTCATTTCTCCCCCTTTCCTTTGAACGCTGTAAAACCATcgtcctctcttctcctcctccaatTGCTTTTGACACCTTTCCTTCAAACTCTGCTCAATGATGCTCTTGGTTTCTGACTTGCTGAAGCTAACTGCCAATGactgtgattattttttgtGGCCTCCTTTGCAACTTTATCTGCCATTTGATTTCCTTTGATACCATTATGTGCTGGTATCCATggtaatgttactgtaaaaacCCATCATTTGAATACTGTATAATGTTTTGTCTACTGTCTGAATGACTGTACTGTAAACTGGCTAGTGATGAGATTGAATCTAAACAAATGATTGCTTTCAGTGGGCTTGTATCTTTTATCCACTGCACTGGGGAAGTGGACTCAGTTGGCAAACCAGCTTAAAGGTGCATTGACGCCACCCTCTGGACTGGAACGAGGAGCGGCAGActagcagacaaaacaacacaaaatgtaaaagaaacaaacccTAACTTGTCTCTGCTAAACCTGTTTCCCTCAGGTATTTAATTACGTGGTCATATGTTTCCTATGTTATTCTCTTCTGCTGACAAATTTGCAGCAGGCTAAAGATCATTCCCATCCATGATTTTTCGACTTTGACgcaacaaaattaaaaaacccattaaaatattaaaacacaaagagtaAACATGTGATAGGACATGAAAAATGATATTTCAATAAACATAATACTATGATTTATATTGCAGATATTaactttgtattatttttacagAATTATAATAGAATTTAGGCTATTATATCACGATAAGCAATGGATGTTAGATGGATGTTTCAAGGGTAGCCCAGAACATAAAGACACtgtcataagaaaaaaaaatatctgactgCAGGGAAACAATCTGTAGTAGCATTACTGAGAAAACATGCAATTTGTTTTAAGAGATGATTTTATcaagaacattttaaataggctaaataaagacagagaatGATATGTAAAGTTAGATTATTCAAGTTCCTCCATTACTGGCATGTGCCTTATAGTTGCATGGCTTAATTACACAAAAATGACTGTCTACAACCAGTGCTATCTATATGTCACAAGTTTGCTGTATTTACACATGATTTTCAGAGTATACACCATGTAGgcacaatgtcaacaaaaaacataaagttgTTACCACTAGATTTTGACCCAGCAGTACAGGGCATCTGCAGGAGGCGACGATGCAGGATTTTAGGCCCTTAACATGCAGTTGATATTTAGTTTTGCTGGTGCATACTCatacataaaatgtattatGAACCAAATGACACACAGTGAACCTGTATCTTTGACTCTGGTTGTAATTGAAATGTCTGTATGGAAGTGTAAATTGGACTTTGAATGGTCATTGATGCTGGGATCATCATTTAATTAGCATTAATGCATTTAGTATGCTAAGATGTTAAGCATCAGGCCTCAGAAGGTGTTCCTTCTCAactgactaacacatacacaactTCACaccttttctgtctctgcctgtctgtcactGGCCCCGGCAGTCTTCCTGTTTCACCTTTCATCTGTTCTAGTTTTTTGTCACCCTTTATCACTGTGTTGTACatttaacatcaacatgctaaaACATCCTAGTAAAGTTTTATTAAGAACTGACTGATGATTTGTTCCCCTTGTCTTTAACTTCAATGCACAATATAGATCATACAACTAAAGTGAAAAAGGTAAAGTGAAACAAATGAGGTGCAGTATCTAACCTAAACTGCATCCCCCAACCTCCCTGTCTGGTTTCAATGAAGGAGCCACTTCACACATTCCAGGCAGGGGTGTGAACTAAACTGTCCTGTGACTGACCAGTCTCTCTTTAGCTCTTTTTGTAATGGTGGGATTCCTGAAGAATTTTCTTCCAATGACATCTTTTGTGTTTACCATAGAAAATTACCTTACTTGGATTCAAGTTTCTGCTCAACAGCGTGATGCCACCTGAAACATGGCATCTTTCTGCCTTTTCCAGAGAATTTAAGAATAAGTTGTTGCGATGTGTAGCAGCTTTTGCttgaacttttttaaaaaaaattcatttaattaatttcttgtCCCAAAGAAGCAGAGAAGCTTAACAAGGCAATATACAACTGACAATTTAAAATCAGCAAGAATCTACCATATATGCAACTTccccaaaaaaataaaacccagcCAACCCTGAGAAATAGACTGATATACAAACAAATAgacaatcaaacaaacagaaccatcaaaacacaacaacccTTCTCTACCTGACCCCAAGCCCAGACCACTGAGTTTAATTCATGCACTGTTGTCCCTAAATGAGATAAATACATGAATTTAGTTTAGTAATGTCTTGGCTATCTGTTTGCCAGCATATTAAGTAACTTTCAACTTTACCCCACTTTTCTTCAATTTTATGATGCATTATTTGCAACAAAGTCATGGAACATAAAACCAAAGAATAGTGAAGTGTGTGCACTCTTTTAAGCTATCTACAGCTGgcatttcacatgtaaaaagcATTATGTAACTTCACCATGCTGAACTCCCTAAGAAATATAGCCAATAGAAGTATTATTGTGTCTTCTACAATATTAAAACTTATTGTATGTTGTAGCTGAACATTCAATCCAGCTGAGATCTGCTTATTTCAAATACTTAGAAACTGTGGCTATATGAGTTTTGAAGACTGTAACCTATGTTGAAAACAGGCTTTAAAAACGTTTTATTCAGGGAGGacttttcatcttaactcttgtTACTTTCTTTGTGTTATATGTGTGGCACTCGGAGATTTACTGCGAATGagaagtgcagtacaaattaaatacatCATTTATGTTATCATAAtgatcatttgtttgtttcacatcGGATGGAAAAAACTGTGGGACAGATCGCATACTTTCTGACGTCACTGCGTCGAATCTCTGCTCCCATTGGTTGGCGGGTTAAAGGGACTTCGATGTGATTGGTTTGCGCCTTTTGCGCACGGATTTCAAATAAGAGGCAGCAACTGGCGGATTTTCTTGCAGTTGTGTGTGAAGCTTTTAATGTTGGTGTCTGTGAGCAGCGAGCTAGCTCAGCGGCTAAAAAGGAGGGAAGCAAGAGTCAACTTTGGATAACGATATTAACAAAGGTAAGGTGAGAAGGTTCATTTAGTATATTTACAGCCTCAAATGTTAATCTGGTAGTGGTATAATTATCTTTTGGCAActttagctaacgttagtcgAACTAGTTTGGTGAGGTCGCTCGAAAAGCAATTCAATATCAACGGATAACATTATACAGAATTTAAGAGCATATTTAGTGATGATAGTTTGAACTCTGGTTATATAAGAGCTGGTAAACcaagttattttctttgttACAAGCTAACGCTATATTAGTTTCATCACACTGTACGCGCTTAAATGGAGGGAAGTAACGTAGCGTTAACTGAGGTAAACGTTGATTTATTGACACGAAACTATAACCCGTTAATCAAACGTTTCAACAGATCATATCCCACAAGTAACTTTTGTGATAAACACTAACATATAGCTACATTCAAAGACTATAACGTTAGTCGTCCATCTTCACGTCACAGCTACCCTTCCGCCAAATTTACATCGCGCCAAAATCgttatttgttttaaagaaaatatttggcgGAAGACTTTCTAACTACATTCAAAGTCTATGTTAACAGTTTAATATCAGTAGAGCCCCATGTCATGTCTCATTTATGCCAGTCCACTTAAATAGCTAAGTTTATTGTAAGAGGTTACGTAGCTAAGTTAGCTTGCACGAGAGAAGCCATGCTGCTCGGTAGGCTTGACAGGCACGAACATGGCATAAAACCTAAAATAATCTTATGTTTTGTCTCCTTTTTCAGGAATATAAATACTGCAAGTGTATATGTTTCATTATAAGAAAGTCACCATGAAGTGCCCTCACTACAAGTCTGCCAGGGCCAACAATATGGAGAAAGTCTCTGCTGTAGAGTCCAAGGTGCTTCACCTCAAAGCTTCACCAGTGAAGGAGCTCACCCCCATCAAACCACAATGTCCACCCTCAGGAGTGACCACCGTGTTGTTCtctctcaacaacaacaacgacaccAGAGCGGTCCACgacaaagaaaacagcacagACAGCAGGGCGCATGACAGGACTTTGGAGGAAGGGTTTGAGGACAGTGGCTATCTGTCTCTGCACACCAGTCAGGCTGAGGATCACCATGTGGATGAAGAGGATGACCACATCCAGGGAAGATCCACAGAAATCCTGCTGCCGccttctgctgctgcacagcaTGAAAGGACAATATCACCAAAGCCGTCTCCTACTAAATGTCAAGGGAGGATGAGCTCCGGCCGTCATGCGTCTCTGGTGGCAGCCTCCACTCCTGTGGATCGCCCGAGAAGGAGAGCACTAACATACTCACTGTCATCCACTCCCTCTGACCACCACGACGACCCCAATCTACCTTTACTGAAGTTCCAGCGGGCCGTTTGTGAAGAGCTTGCCAAGAGCTATCGGAAGAATAAGAGGTATTATATTAACTGTATAGCCAccaaagagatttttttttatttctcctgcTGTGAAATAATGGAAATCTTCGCCAGGCTGTAATTAGAGGGAGAGTAGcaccaaacaaaccaaattaataatgaatgatCATTTCAGATGTCATATATTCTGTGAAACCATGTTAAAGTTTAGGACACTGGGCACTCACCTCCACTATTCCCctttataaaatattaacaaattGTCTCAGAATCCACACTGGCAGACACATACTTGAGATGTTTTTGGGTCTCATTCCACAGGATAACTCCAAGATAACACCTTAACCTTTGATTTCTTATTTCAGCTGTACTAAAGGTATATTTAAGGCTGTGATAAGCCAGATGAATTAAAATCGTTTATTTTGTGTCTCAGGTATGACTGGAGCATTGTTACAAAGGTGGCGGAAGATCATCATTTGGAGCAGGTGATCGGACGCCAGATGGGTCGGGAGTACGTCGACATGTTTTCATCTCTGCTGTGCAGGAACATGAGAAGCATCCTGACCGACATTCTTGCCCTGCTGGGAGATATGGACCTCATTAGGTAAACCACTGATGCATCATTATGTGGAGAGAGATTAGCTGACCATTATCTGAAAACTGAAATCTAAAAATGTATATGGGTGCAAAATCTTTAGGGGAAATTCTTCTTAGTTATTCATAGTTACTACTGTTCTCAGTTGTCTATATTCATGTGTTCACCCTTTCTTCTCTCACAGCTGTAAGAAAGTGAGCAGAACATGGAGGAAGATCATCTGTGAGGATACCAGAGCTCAGAGCAGGTGTCAGCGAGCTGAGCAGGCTCTCAGGGtgaggaaacaaacacaaccacacatTTCCTTTTGCTTTTATCACCACATGCGGCCAGTTCAAGAGAAGGAGCACTTCTCTGTTCCgaatcaaatgtttgttttttaataaagtttagTAATCATGCTGGAAATTGTGTTGTTGTAGCAGCAAAATGGCGCACAACAAAGATTATTAATCCAACCATCTCAGCACTAGAATGTACTAAATGGAAATATAAAACCAACAGTTTTTAAGATGGCTGaatattaaaagtaataaatggaaggaagaaaaaactgCATGTGAAGTTACAGCCCATGGACAGGATGTGCTAACATACAGTCACAATACTTTCAAACAATAAATGTGTCTGATACTCTTTCTGattcttttaattttctaatcattttattttacttttttaggAGTCAAAGAGCTCTCGGAGACAAAGCGGTTGTGGTCTGACGAGAGATGTGGCAGTGTCCAGGGTGGCGCTGTCCTGCATGCAGACCCTTTCCTCCTCAAGCTCTACATCCTCATCcacatcctcttcctcctccacccctgGCTGCGGGGTCAACAGACGGGCCGGTCTCTCTCACAAGAGCAGCACGCCCAACTCCCAATGTACACGCTTCAATGAATATGTGCAGGTGAGTGTTGTTGTATAAAGGCTCATTAGGTGTGGCGAGTAAATTGGAATTTGAAGTAAAACTGTACATTTCGCTTGTTttaactgtctgtgtgtgtattttgttcttCTGTCCAGGCCGCCAGATGTTTGAAGCAGCACGAGTCTCTGCGTACCTGCAAGCGATGCGGCTCACCAGCGACACACTCGACCGAGTCTCAGAGGGCCACGTGCACACGCCTCAGCTGTCTCTTCGACTTCTGCA
This genomic stretch from Thunnus albacares chromosome 14, fThuAlb1.1, whole genome shotgun sequence harbors:
- the mtrf1l gene encoding peptide chain release factor 1-like, mitochondrial isoform X2, translated to MVAKLLSLDELFVKRSLQDYLKKMETEYSECLNVVNSSGTEGERCSDDDLRAKRTKVSQLAPLIQSIRELDVKQKEIAETETLLKDEDPALRELAELEREGCVQDIQDLRQKILDMLIPEEEADLSDLVLEVTAGVGGQEAMLFTAELFDMYHGFAQHHGWSFDILEYMTSEIGGLRHASASISGSQSYKTMKFEAGVHRVQRVPKTEKQGRMHTSTMTVAVLPQPTEISFTINPKDLRIDTMRASGAGGQHVNTTDSAVRIVHLPTGTVAECQQERSQLKNKEKAMKALRAKLYSKKLEEETSKRYNQRKIQIGTKGRSEKIRTYNFAQDRITDHRIGMTVHDVKSFLLGEDLLDEMNSSLQEFSDQETLMELLGENGQEGS
- the mtrf1l gene encoding peptide chain release factor 1-like, mitochondrial isoform X1, which gives rise to MAYRRAINLLPRGKECVFSMLMPPHSPNVFSRPVRFHELSSNRCGETTRTLHTGARLMVAKLLSLDELFVKRSLQDYLKKMETEYSECLNVVNSSGTEGERCSDDDLRAKRTKVSQLAPLIQSIRELDVKQKEIAETETLLKDEDPALRELAELEREGCVQDIQDLRQKILDMLIPEEEADLSDLVLEVTAGVGGQEAMLFTAELFDMYHGFAQHHGWSFDILEYMTSEIGGLRHASASISGSQSYKTMKFEAGVHRVQRVPKTEKQGRMHTSTMTVAVLPQPTEISFTINPKDLRIDTMRASGAGGQHVNTTDSAVRIVHLPTGTVAECQQERSQLKNKEKAMKALRAKLYSKKLEEETSKRYNQRKIQIGTKGRSEKIRTYNFAQDRITDHRIGMTVHDVKSFLLGEDLLDEMNSSLQEFSDQETLMELLGENGQEGS
- the fbxo5 gene encoding F-box only protein 5, with the protein product MFHYKKVTMKCPHYKSARANNMEKVSAVESKVLHLKASPVKELTPIKPQCPPSGVTTVLFSLNNNNDTRAVHDKENSTDSRAHDRTLEEGFEDSGYLSLHTSQAEDHHVDEEDDHIQGRSTEILLPPSAAAQHERTISPKPSPTKCQGRMSSGRHASLVAASTPVDRPRRRALTYSLSSTPSDHHDDPNLPLLKFQRAVCEELAKSYRKNKRYDWSIVTKVAEDHHLEQVIGRQMGREYVDMFSSLLCRNMRSILTDILALLGDMDLISCKKVSRTWRKIICEDTRAQSRCQRAEQALRESKSSRRQSGCGLTRDVAVSRVALSCMQTLSSSSSTSSSTSSSSSTPGCGVNRRAGLSHKSSTPNSQCTRFNEYVQAARCLKQHESLRTCKRCGSPATHSTESQRATCTRLSCLFDFCTRCQEAFHGSTPCRVVQPRTHFPTSKTTPNIPGSARSKRNIRRL